A genomic region of Bactrocera dorsalis isolate Fly_Bdor chromosome 3, ASM2337382v1, whole genome shotgun sequence contains the following coding sequences:
- the LOC105233070 gene encoding tubulin beta-3 chain — translation MREIVHLQAGQCGNQIGAKFWEIISEEHGIDSNGIYNGDSDLQLERVSVYYNEASAVTRSSGGKYVPRAILLDLEPGTMESVRSGPYGQLFRPDNFVFGQSGAGNNWAKGHYTEGAELVDNVLDVVRKECENCDCLQGFQLTHSLGGGTGSGMGTLLISKIREEYPDRIMNTYSVVPSPKVSDTVVEPYNATLSIHQLVENTDETYCIDNEALYDICFRTLKVSNPSYGDLNHLVSLTMSGVTTCLRFPGQLNADLRKLAVNMVPFPRLHFFMPGFAPLTSRGSQQYRALTVPELTQQMFDAKNMMAACDPRHGRYLTVAAVFRGRMSMKEVDEQMLAVQNKNSSYFVEWIPNNVKTAVCDIPPKGLKMSSTFIGNTTAIQELFKRISEQFSAMFRRKAFLHWYTGEGMDEMEFTEAESNMNDLVSEYQQYQEATADDEFDQDVNQEEVEGDCI, via the exons TTTTGGGAGATCATCTCAGAGGAACATGGAATCGACAGCAATGGAATTTACAATGGCGACAGCGATTTACAATTGGAGCGGGTCAGCGTTTATTACAATGAAGCTTCag CTGTGACGCGTTCCTCTGGTGGAAAATATGTGCCCCGTGCCATTCTTCTCGATCTCGAGCCAGGTACCATGGAATCGGTGCGCTCCGGCCCCTATGGGCAACTTTTTCGTCCAGACAACTTCGTATTCGGTCAGTCGGGTGCCGGTAATAATTGGGCCAAAGGCCATTACACCGAAGGTGCGGAACTGGTGGATAATGTGTTGGATGTAGTGCGTAAAGAATGCGAGAACTGTGACTGCTTGCAG GGCTTTCAATTAACTCACTCATTAGGTGGAGGCACTGGCTCTGGTATGGGCACATTACTCATTTCAAAAATACGTGAAGAGTATCCGGATCGTATAATGAATACCTACTCGGTAGTACCTTCACCCAAGGTATCCGACACTGTTGTTGAGCCATATAATGCCACTCTCTCCATACATCAGTTGGTGGAAAATACTGATGAGACCTATTGTATTGACAACGAGGCACTCTATGACATTTGTTTCCGCACATTAAAGGTATCCAATCCAAGTTATGGCGATCTCAATCATCTCGTATCGCTGACTATGTCCGGTGTGACCACATGCTTACGCTTCCCTGGTCAATTGAATGCTGATCTTCGCAAGCTAGCTGTGAACATGGTACCCTTTCCACGTCTGCATTTCTTTATGCCCGGTTTTGCGCCACTCACTTCGCGTGGTTCTCAACAATATCGTGCTCTGACCGTACCCGAGTTGACACAACAAATGTTTGACGCCAAAAACATGATGGCCGCCTGTGATCCTCGACATGGCCGATATTTGACTGTCGCTGCCGTTTTTCGTGGCCGTATGTCCATGAAGGAGGTCGACGAACAAATGTTAGCGGTGCAAAATAAGAATAGCTCCTACTTTGTTGAATGGATACCAAATAATGTGAAGACGGCAGTATGTGACATCCCACCCAAGGGATTGAAGATGTCCTCAACCTTTATTGGTAATACCACCGCCATACAAGAGCTATTCAAGCGTATTTCAGAACAATTTTCGGCAATGTTCAGGCGCAAAGCTTTTCTGCATTGGTACACAGGCGAGGGTATGGATGAGATGGAGTTTACCGAAGCGGAGAGTAATATGAATGATTTGGTGTCCGAGTACCAACAATACCAGGAGGCCACCGCTGACGATGAATTCGATCAGGATGTGAATCAGGAGGAGGTAGAGGGCGATTGTATTTAA